The Streptomyces griseiscabiei genomic sequence GAAACAACATGGGTATTGAAGGATCGTTCAACGATCCTCTACCTTGCTGGACAGGCGCCCTCCCCATGACATCCCGGCGCCCGCACGGCACGGCTCAGTCCTCACGCACCCTCCCTCTCCCCCCTCACGAGGTGCCCATGAGTACGCCCCCTCCCTCCCAGGCCCCGGCCTCCACCGCCAAGCCCGGCCCGGGCGAACCCACCGACGACGACGGCCCGTTCGGCTGGCTGCGCGCCCTCGGTCCGCGCGGGCGGCGCGCCTTCGGCGGCGCGTTCGGCGGCTACGCCCTCGATTCGTACGACTACTTCACCCTGCCGCTGAGCATGGTCGCGCTCACGGCCTACTTCGGCCTGGACAACGGCCAGACCGGGCTGTTCACCACGGTCACCCTGGTCGTCTCGGCGATCGGCGGCGCCGCCGCGGGCGTGCTCGCGGACCGGATCGGCCGGGTGAAGGCGCTGATGATCACCGTGATCACCTACGCGGTGTTCACCGTGGCCTGCGGCTTCGCGCCCAACTACGAGACCCTGCTGGTCTTCCGCGCCCTCCAGGGACTGGGCTTCGGCGGTGAGTGGGCGGTCGGCGCGATCCTGGTCGCCGAGTACGCGAGCGCCAGGCACCGGGGGCGTACGCTCGGCGCGATCCAGAGTTCCTGGGCCGTGGGCTGGGGACTCGCCGTGATCGTCTACACGATGGTCTTCTCCTTCCTCGACGACGACCTGGCCTGGCGGGTGATGTTCTGGACGGGCGCGCTGCCCGCGCTGCTCGTGATCTGGGTGCGCCGGTCGGTCGAGGACGCCCCGCAGGCCGCCGCCGCGCGCGAGAGGAGCGCCGAACGGGGCTCGTTCGCCGCGATCTTCCGGCGGGGCACGGCCACCGCGCCGGGTCTGCTGCGCACCACGGTCTTCGCGGTGCTGCTGTCCACGGGCGTCCAGGGCGGCTACTACACGCTGGCGACCTGGGTGCCCACGTATCTCAAGACCGAGCGCGGGCTGTCGGTGGTCGGCACCGGCGGCTACCTCACGTTCCTGATCTCCGGCGCCTTCATCGGCTATCTGACCGGTGGCTATCTCACCGACCGGCTGGGCCGCCGGCGGAACATCTGGCTCTTCGCCGTGCTCTCGGCGCTGTGCATCCTGGCGTACGCGAACATCCCGAGCGGCGCCGGCACCCTCCTCCTCGTGCTCGGCTTCCCGCTCGGGTTCTGCATGTCGGCGATCTTCAGCGGTTTCGGCTCGTTCCTGAGCGAGCTGTACCCGTCGGCGGTCCGGGGCACCGGGCAGGGCTTCACGTACAACACCGGGCGCGCGGTGGGCGCCGTCTTCCCCACCACAGTGGGCTTCCTGGCCGACAGCTGGGGCGTGGGCGGCGCGCTGGTCTTCGGCGCCCTCGGCTACGGCCTGGCGGCGGTGGCCCTGCTCGGCCTCCCGGAGACGCGTGGAAAGGAACTCGTATGAACGACGTGACCACGCGGGACCGCCGTCCCTCGGCCCGCACCCCGCACGAGCCTGCGACCGACCCCGCTCCGCAGGAGCCCCCGTCCGACCGCCCCGTGACCCTCGTCGACCCGCACGCGCGCGCGTGGACCCCCGAACAGGCCCGCGCCCGCTTCCGTTCGGGGGTCGCGGGCTCCACCGCCGGGGTCGCCGCCGGGCACACCCAGGCGAACCTGATCGCGGTGCCCGCCGACTGGGCCTACGACATGCTGCTGTTCTGCCAGCGCAACCCCAAGCCCTGTCCCGTGCTCGACGTCACGGACGCCGGCGCGTGGACGACCCCGCTCGCCCGGGGCGCGGACCTGCGCACCGACCTGCCCCGCTACCGGGTGTGGGAGCACGGGGAGTTGACGGCCGAGCCGACCGACGTGGTGGACGTCTGGCGGGAGGACCTGGTGTCGTTCCTGATCGGGTGCAGCTTCACCTTCGAGTGGGCGCTGACCGAGGCGGGCGTCCCGATGCGCCACATCGAGCAGGGCCGCAACGTCTCGATGTACGTCACCACCCGCCAGTGCCGTCCCGCCGGACGGATGCGCGGCCCCATGGTCGTGTCGATGCGTCCGGTGCCGCCCGGGCAGCTGGCCGCCGCGATCCGGGAGAGCGCTCTGCTCCCGGCCGTGCACGGCGGCCCGGTGCACTGCGGCGAGTCGGCGGGCCTCGGCATCGCGGACCTGTCCCGCCCCGACTTCGGCGACCCGGTGACCGCCGAGCCGGACGACATCCCGGTGTTCTGGGCCTGCGGGGTGACACCTCAGGCCGCGGTGACGGCCTCCCGCCCACCGTTCGCGATCACCCACGCCCCGGGCCGGATGTTCCTGACCGACGCCCGCGACGAGCAGTACCGCGTGCTCTGACGAGCGGGAGCACACACCGCCGCTCGGGCCACGTACCGAGACCGACAAGCAGGAGAATGGGATTCATGAGCTCCATCGATCTCAACGCCGACCTCGGCGAGGGCTTCGGCCGCTGGACGCTGACCGACGACGAGCGGCTGCTGTCCGTCGTCACCAGCGCCAACGTGGCCTGTGGCTTCCACGCCGGGGACCCGGCCACCATGCGGCGCGTCTGCGAGCTGGCGGCCGGGCGCGGGGTACGGATCGGGGCCCAGGTCTCCTACCGCGACCTGGCGGGCTTCGGGCGGCGCGCGATGGACGTGCCGCCCGCCGAACTGGCGGCCGAGGTGGCGTACCAGATCGGTGCCCTGGAGGTCTTCGCCCGCGCCGCGGGCACGCGCGTGTCGTACGTGAAACCGCACGGCGCGCTCTACAACCGGGTCGTGCACGACGAGGAACAGGCGGCGGCGGTGGTGGACGGCGTGCTCCTCGCCGACGCGACGCTCCCCGTCCTCGGCCTGCCCGGCTCGCGCTTCCTCGCGGCGGCCGCGAGGGCCGGGCTGCCCGCCGTCACCGAGGCGTTCGCGGACCGCGCCTACACGGACGGGGGCACGCTGGTGCCGCGCGGCCAGGAGGGTGCCGTGATCACGGACGCCGAGGCGGTGGTGGCCCGCTCGGTGGGTCTCGCCGGCGACGGTGTGGTCACGGCCCGCTCCGGCGCCCGTATCCCCGTCCGGGCCCGCTCCCTCTGCCTGCACGGCGACACCCCGGGCGCGGTGGAGCTGGCCCGGCGGGTGCGGACCGCGCTGACG encodes the following:
- a CDS encoding LamB/YcsF family protein; amino-acid sequence: MSSIDLNADLGEGFGRWTLTDDERLLSVVTSANVACGFHAGDPATMRRVCELAAGRGVRIGAQVSYRDLAGFGRRAMDVPPAELAAEVAYQIGALEVFARAAGTRVSYVKPHGALYNRVVHDEEQAAAVVDGVLLADATLPVLGLPGSRFLAAAARAGLPAVTEAFADRAYTDGGTLVPRGQEGAVITDAEAVVARSVGLAGDGVVTARSGARIPVRARSLCLHGDTPGAVELARRVRTALTAAGVRVEAFS
- a CDS encoding putative hydro-lyase — its product is MNDVTTRDRRPSARTPHEPATDPAPQEPPSDRPVTLVDPHARAWTPEQARARFRSGVAGSTAGVAAGHTQANLIAVPADWAYDMLLFCQRNPKPCPVLDVTDAGAWTTPLARGADLRTDLPRYRVWEHGELTAEPTDVVDVWREDLVSFLIGCSFTFEWALTEAGVPMRHIEQGRNVSMYVTTRQCRPAGRMRGPMVVSMRPVPPGQLAAAIRESALLPAVHGGPVHCGESAGLGIADLSRPDFGDPVTAEPDDIPVFWACGVTPQAAVTASRPPFAITHAPGRMFLTDARDEQYRVL
- a CDS encoding MFS transporter, with the translated sequence MSTPPPSQAPASTAKPGPGEPTDDDGPFGWLRALGPRGRRAFGGAFGGYALDSYDYFTLPLSMVALTAYFGLDNGQTGLFTTVTLVVSAIGGAAAGVLADRIGRVKALMITVITYAVFTVACGFAPNYETLLVFRALQGLGFGGEWAVGAILVAEYASARHRGRTLGAIQSSWAVGWGLAVIVYTMVFSFLDDDLAWRVMFWTGALPALLVIWVRRSVEDAPQAAAARERSAERGSFAAIFRRGTATAPGLLRTTVFAVLLSTGVQGGYYTLATWVPTYLKTERGLSVVGTGGYLTFLISGAFIGYLTGGYLTDRLGRRRNIWLFAVLSALCILAYANIPSGAGTLLLVLGFPLGFCMSAIFSGFGSFLSELYPSAVRGTGQGFTYNTGRAVGAVFPTTVGFLADSWGVGGALVFGALGYGLAAVALLGLPETRGKELV